In a genomic window of Streptomyces noursei ATCC 11455:
- a CDS encoding ferritin-like domain-containing protein, giving the protein MTDALQGPDAPTGSRFGRRTFLASAAAAAATPVSVAGTAQATEPPADGRTPTPGRGSVGRLLAVPEPDRGVSWIRSALQVAVTLELATIPAYLCGWWSVKDRDSEAARLIRRIVGDEMYHLGAVSNLLVAVGGRPRISDAAPVYPGPLPGGVRTGVTVYLSGLTKSFVHDVMMAIEAPEVPLAQGLDNSLSIGLFYGELQRAFRTAAPELSTRGQLFQHIGSDVLRPVENLDDVDRVMEIIKEQGEGTAGSPSDTFEDDHPAHYYAFSEIYHGRRLRRTGDRWEYTGEPVPFPEARPMAPVPAGGWPNPPEPVLGLLQRFDDIYSTTLDFLDRAWETGDDRALGAAIHAMRGLEAPAVELMETEIPGGGGTYGPAFRPLPARRAT; this is encoded by the coding sequence ATGACTGACGCACTGCAAGGGCCGGACGCGCCGACCGGCAGCCGCTTCGGACGCCGGACCTTCCTGGCCTCGGCCGCCGCCGCGGCCGCCACGCCCGTCTCCGTCGCGGGGACCGCACAGGCAACCGAACCGCCGGCGGACGGCAGGACGCCCACGCCCGGCCGCGGCTCCGTGGGACGCCTGCTCGCCGTTCCGGAACCGGACCGCGGGGTGTCCTGGATCAGGTCGGCCCTCCAGGTGGCCGTGACACTCGAACTCGCCACCATTCCGGCCTACTTGTGCGGTTGGTGGTCCGTCAAGGACCGCGACAGCGAGGCCGCCCGGCTGATCCGACGCATCGTCGGCGACGAGATGTACCACCTGGGAGCGGTGTCCAACCTGCTCGTCGCGGTGGGCGGAAGGCCGAGAATCAGCGACGCGGCACCCGTCTACCCCGGCCCGCTGCCCGGCGGGGTGCGCACCGGCGTGACCGTCTACCTGTCAGGGCTCACCAAGTCGTTCGTGCACGACGTGATGATGGCGATCGAGGCCCCCGAAGTGCCGCTCGCCCAGGGCCTGGACAACTCCCTCAGCATCGGTCTCTTCTACGGCGAACTGCAGCGGGCGTTCCGGACCGCGGCACCCGAACTGTCCACGCGGGGGCAACTGTTCCAGCACATCGGCTCGGACGTCTTGAGGCCGGTCGAGAACCTCGACGACGTCGACCGCGTGATGGAGATCATCAAGGAGCAGGGCGAGGGCACCGCCGGTTCCCCATCCGATACGTTCGAGGACGACCATCCGGCCCACTACTACGCCTTCAGCGAGATCTACCACGGTCGGCGGCTGCGCAGGACGGGGGACAGATGGGAGTACACCGGCGAGCCCGTGCCCTTCCCGGAGGCGCGCCCCATGGCCCCGGTACCGGCCGGTGGCTGGCCGAACCCCCCGGAGCCCGTGCTGGGACTTCTGCAACGCTTCGACGACATCTACTCCACCACGCTCGACTTCCTCGACCGTGCCTGGGAGACGGGCGACGACCGTGCCTTGGGAGCGGCCATCCACGCCATGCGGGGCCTGGAGGCTCCCGCCGTGGAACTGATGGAGACCGAGATCCCCGGCGGCGGAGGGACCTACGGCCCCGCCTTCCGCCCCCTTCCCGCCCGCCGAGCCACCTGA